TTGCGGGAGGGACACGCGTGGGAGGATTTTGTCCAACCGGATAGGGTAGTGATTGGTTGTGCAGAGGATAAGAGCCGCAAGGTCCTTGCTGCTTTGTATCAACCGTTTGCCGCCCCTGTCCAGTTCGTTTCGTATACTGCGGCAGAGTTTATCAAATACATGTCAAACACCCTCTTGGCGACAATGATTAGTTTTGCAAATGAGATGTCGATGCTTGCCGACAAGTTTGAAGACATTGATGTGAAGCAGTCGTTTGATCTCTTGCGAATGGACAAACGATGGTCAGGAACGCCCGCGCCCATGACGGCATACGTGTATCCCGGATGTGGGTTTGGTGGTTATTGCCTGCCGAAAGACACGCGCGCTTTGATTCGCAAAGCTGATGAGGCGGGTCAACATCCAACCCTGCTTGACAGCGTGCTCAAAGTGAATGATGACGTCAAAGACTTTGTTGTCTCGAAAATTTCCGCGAAAGTCCCGCTCGAAGAACCGATTGGGATTCTTGGGCTCGCGTTTAAGCCCGGTTCCGACGACACCCGTGGGACCCCAGCAGCAGATATCATCCGCTTGCTTCAACAGCGTGGCTATCAACACATTGTCGCTTATGACCCAATGGCAATGGAGGAGTTCAAAAGGAATTATCCGTTTCAAATCACTTACGCCGACAGTCTTGACGAGCTGAGTGAGAAAGCAAAATACCTTGTTGTGTTGACAGCTTGGCCAGAGTTTAAACAACAGCAACAACTCTTTGACAAAGCCCACGTCTATGACTTCCGTTACTTCCTGTGAGGCCATGAAACGGGAATCGAGAAGATGCGAGCCCGGACGATGTGAGTCGGGAAGATGGGAAGCGGATGGGAAGCGGATGGGAAGCGGATGAGGCTACGGATATCGGGCCCGTTGCAGGGATAAGCAAGAGGCTGGGCAGTGAGCCCAGCCTCTGACGATTTGAGTCATCCGGTTTAACCAAGCACCCGCATATCGCGTAAGCGGCGGACACGTTCTTCTGTAGACGGGTGAGTACTGAACAACCGGGCCAGGGATTCACCCCGGAACGGATTGACGATGAACATATGTGACATCGCGGGATTGACCGGATTCGGGATTCTCCCGCTGTAATACTCCAGTCGCTCTAGTGCGTCCGCCAGCGGGTTCGGGTCACCGACCAAATTCGCGCCGGTTGCATCCGCCTTGAATTCCCGAGATCGAGAAATTGCCATTTGAACCATCATCGCAGCGATAGGTGCGAAAATCATCATGGCTATCTCTGCGACGGCATTCCCATCTCGTTCGTCCCGGCCCCCTAGGCCACCAAACATCAGTCCCCACTGCAACATGTTGGCGACGGACGTAATCACACCCGCAAGAGTGGCTGCCATGGAGCCAATTAAGATATCGTGGTTCCGGATATGGCCCAGTTCATGCGCCAGAACACCTTCCAGCTCACGAGTTGGCAACGCTTCCAAAATGCCTTCGGTCACAGCCACTTTGGCATGTGCGGCATTGCGGCCTGTCGCAAATGCGTTCGGTTGCGGTGACGGCGTGAGGTAAATTTCCGGCATCGGCAAGTTCGCCCGCTGCGACAAGTTGCGGACAATTGCATATACTTGGGGAAGTTCAGCTTCGGACACGGGTCGACTTCTGGTCATCATGATGGCCATCCTACCGCTTGTCCAGTAGCTGAAGAAATTCATCGCAATTCCAATCACGAGAAACACCAGCATGCCCGCCGAACCGCCAATGAAGCGTCCAATCAGCACCAGTATGACGGTCAGCAACCCCATTAGAAACCAGGTTTTTGCAGAGTTCACAGGTGATTGACATCCTCCTAGTGTAATTAGTAAAAACGTTTGTAAGATTGATTCTAGGGCACAACGATTTGTTTGCCAAGGTGGGATTCGTTATACTATATGAACAAATCCAGAATTTCAATCGCAGCGCAGGCGACAAGGCATCTGAAGGGAAGTGAACGCATGCGACTGGGCCTTAACATCGAATATGACGGCAAGAGCTACGACATCCTTGAGCTTCCTCCCGAAGCCTTTACACAGTTGATTCCGGGCCTTACGGAGGAACAACTCCATCATCTCGAACGTCGCTTCCAGCAATACTGGCCTGACGCAACTCGCTGCCGCCGCCACATTCTTGATTTCGTGGGCGAACAGCTCGGAGCTTCTATTGATTATGTGCTATTGCTGCGGGAATCAGTCCGTTTTAACGAAAGAGATGTCGAAAAGTACCTTGAGGAACATGTACATGAAGGAAGGCGGCCGAGTTAACCGCCTTCCTTTCTTGCAAAAAGGGGCGCCATAATTTTGAAACAGATTGCTGTTGTTTTCCCTGGAAATGAACGCGGGGGGGCCGCAACGCACATTACTGCTTTTGCAAAGGCAGTGGCTGCACATCAACTCCAGGCGTTTATCCGTTTTTTATCGCTTGGGACAGGCCCGCTTCAGGAGGATGTTGAGAAGGTGTATGGTGCAGTCACTGTGCTGGAGGGTTCCACACGCGGTCGCATGCGGGCACTGGCTCAAACAATGCGTGAAACAGACCGTGACACACTCTGGCATGCCCACGGCCCACGTGCGAACGTCGTTGTATATCGAGCGGCCCGCACGGCCAGACGTCAATTTACATCTACGATACACAGCGACCCGCTCAAGGACTTTCTCGGCAGCCGCCTGAAGTCCGTCTTGTTCACGCGACTGAATCTGTTTTGTCTGCGCCGGACGGTTGGGGTGTTTGTTGGAAACCGAGCGTTCGCGACGCATGTACCAGATGTTCCTGCGTTTTACGTGCCAAATGCTATTGAACCTGTCGACGTCGACGAAGTCCGTGAAACGGCACAAGCGGAACTATGTCGGTCTCTTGGCATTGAACCCGGAAGTGTCCTCATTGGCGTCGTCGCGAGGCTCGATAAGGTGAAGGATATTGGAACGGCGATTGCGGCACTACCGCTCATCAGAACCAAAATGAATCGACCTGTTCACCTGGTCAGTGCAGGACCTGGGGACGAGTTGCCTGAACTCGTACGTTTGGCCACGGTGAACGGAGTGAGGGAATCCGTACATTTCCTTGGTTTTGTAAAAGATACACCGGGCCTATACCAAGCCTTTGACGTCCACGTGTTACCGTCGAAAAGCGAAGGGGAATCGCCGTTTGCAATTTTGGAGGCAGGGGCCTTTCGCACACCAAACGTCGGTTCAGACATTCCTGGGATTAAGAATCTCATTGTGGATGGAGAGACCGGCTTGTTGTTTCCGCAGGGGAACGCGGTGGTGTTGTCTGAACGGATCGTCGAACTGTTAACGCAGCCTGGACTTGCAGCAAATCTTGCTCAGAACTTCGCAGACAAAGTTCTTCCGCGGTTTTCCCTGGCAGCGATGCTCAAAGGATACCTCGAAGGCTATACGGCTATGGGATTTGCGATACCTGAATCGGAATCTCGAGTTGTGCCGTCGAACCATTCATCAGTCGGAGTTCTGTCCCAGGGTGAATCATGATGGGCTCGATGACTCCGCCCCGATGAAACGTGTACTCTTCTTCCACTCTGTGTGTCTCGGTGTTATACAGTTGAATAGAAGTCAGGGCGTGGTCGTGCGCCACAGCGCACAGCCAATAGGCGCCAATCGCCGGTCCGGACGATAGATTCCGCAGGATGGCAAATTGACCGTAGGAGGCTGTTTTGGCGGCGTCAAGCCATGGACCGGAGCCTTCGAGTGACCAGCCCCCGTCGGGGGACATGCGAAGGATGGTGGCTTGTAACGTCCCACCGCGATTCACCGATCCGATGGCATAGTCGGTCGTCTGATACACCAAATTACCGTCTTGGGTCATCATGACGCGCTGTGCCGACTGATTTCGCCAGACAATGAATACGTCAATGCCAGTGAAGACAATGACGCCGGCAGCCACAAACGCAATCACCTGTTTTGTGATTCTCTGTGACCTCATAGGTCTCCCTCCGGGTAAACTGAGTCAGGACAAATCTGGCGGTTCTATGTGAGACAGTTTACTATAAGACCGGATTGTGCGACACAGGAATAGAGCAGATGGTGTGGCGCGCCAGAAACCAGACGATGGGCACATCAAGAATCATGCAGCGCGAGACACGAAAAGACCGGGCGTGGGGGCACGCCAGGAATGATGCAGCGCGAGATACGAGAAGACCGGGCGGTGGGATACATCAATGGAAGATGAAAAAACCATAGAGGTAGTACGTCGTCGACGGTTATGGCGACAAACACCCGTGACTTGGACACTCATTTTTGTCAATGTCCTCTGGTTTGTTGGTGTGGAAGGATTCCGTGGGCTGTCGCTGCAGGGGATTGTGCAAAGCGGCGCGCTCGATTGGCCAGACGTGGTATCCGGTGGTCAGTGGTGGCGCCTCTTTACAGCGATGTTTGTACATCTCAGTTTGACCC
The Alicyclobacillus curvatus genome window above contains:
- a CDS encoding UDP-glucose/GDP-mannose dehydrogenase family protein; its protein translation is MVTVIGLGFVGLTTAVGLSFKGHRVFGYDIDDAKVAMIRTGTLPFYEPGLKEALTHELSRDLQIVGKNQLDRAIDESDVIFYCVGTPSSDLGAANLSYLCQAIQDTSGKFGDAFKTLVVKSTVPPQTTKKVIVPLLEDMGFRVGLDVGLAVNPEFLREGHAWEDFVQPDRVVIGCAEDKSRKVLAALYQPFAAPVQFVSYTAAEFIKYMSNTLLATMISFANEMSMLADKFEDIDVKQSFDLLRMDKRWSGTPAPMTAYVYPGCGFGGYCLPKDTRALIRKADEAGQHPTLLDSVLKVNDDVKDFVVSKISAKVPLEEPIGILGLAFKPGSDDTRGTPAADIIRLLQQRGYQHIVAYDPMAMEEFKRNYPFQITYADSLDELSEKAKYLVVLTAWPEFKQQQQLFDKAHVYDFRYFL
- a CDS encoding zinc metalloprotease HtpX, whose translation is MNSAKTWFLMGLLTVILVLIGRFIGGSAGMLVFLVIGIAMNFFSYWTSGRMAIMMTRSRPVSEAELPQVYAIVRNLSQRANLPMPEIYLTPSPQPNAFATGRNAAHAKVAVTEGILEALPTRELEGVLAHELGHIRNHDILIGSMAATLAGVITSVANMLQWGLMFGGLGGRDERDGNAVAEIAMMIFAPIAAMMVQMAISRSREFKADATGANLVGDPNPLADALERLEYYSGRIPNPVNPAMSHMFIVNPFRGESLARLFSTHPSTEERVRRLRDMRVLG
- a CDS encoding glycosyltransferase family 4 protein, which codes for MKQIAVVFPGNERGGAATHITAFAKAVAAHQLQAFIRFLSLGTGPLQEDVEKVYGAVTVLEGSTRGRMRALAQTMRETDRDTLWHAHGPRANVVVYRAARTARRQFTSTIHSDPLKDFLGSRLKSVLFTRLNLFCLRRTVGVFVGNRAFATHVPDVPAFYVPNAIEPVDVDEVRETAQAELCRSLGIEPGSVLIGVVARLDKVKDIGTAIAALPLIRTKMNRPVHLVSAGPGDELPELVRLATVNGVRESVHFLGFVKDTPGLYQAFDVHVLPSKSEGESPFAILEAGAFRTPNVGSDIPGIKNLIVDGETGLLFPQGNAVVLSERIVELLTQPGLAANLAQNFADKVLPRFSLAAMLKGYLEGYTAMGFAIPESESRVVPSNHSSVGVLSQGES